The following proteins come from a genomic window of Companilactobacillus pabuli:
- a CDS encoding exopolyphosphatase yields the protein MKLAVIEIGSNSIRTSVYRSSKKNRFKTLDRWREPVRLGKSITQSRLLTNDQIEETIDVLKKFQDRIERYQVDRISLIATAAVRMAKNQEQLIFAVLKETGLQLDIINEKEEAYYDYVAVRSTMRIKDALIVDVGGGSSEISLAKKGRLKYGLSIPIGAISISDLYLASDPIKAEQLTKARQDISRRLEDLHWMKTPATFVGLGGTLRAVTSILNREGKNKKNLHNSVISCDQIDELFDKLIHTSLEERSQIKELSDGRYEVILGGILIISEIIKKSPSKEIRFSNFGVREGYVFNYFHKMNLQEN from the coding sequence TTGAAGTTAGCAGTTATTGAAATTGGGTCTAACTCCATTAGAACATCAGTGTATAGATCTTCAAAAAAGAATCGTTTTAAAACTTTGGATCGTTGGCGTGAGCCTGTTAGACTTGGAAAATCGATCACACAGAGTCGACTTTTGACTAATGATCAGATTGAAGAAACAATTGATGTTTTAAAGAAATTTCAAGACCGAATTGAACGCTATCAAGTGGATAGAATAAGCTTGATTGCCACTGCCGCAGTAAGAATGGCCAAGAATCAGGAACAATTGATCTTTGCCGTTCTAAAAGAAACCGGATTGCAACTAGATATCATCAATGAAAAAGAAGAAGCTTATTATGACTATGTGGCTGTTAGAAGTACAATGCGCATTAAAGATGCTTTGATTGTTGATGTTGGTGGCGGTAGTAGTGAAATCAGTTTAGCCAAAAAAGGACGTCTAAAATATGGACTAAGTATTCCAATTGGCGCTATTTCAATTTCGGACTTGTATTTGGCAAGTGACCCAATAAAAGCAGAACAATTAACTAAAGCAAGACAAGATATTAGTCGGCGTTTAGAAGACTTGCATTGGATGAAAACTCCAGCCACATTTGTTGGTCTCGGTGGTACTTTGCGAGCTGTCACTAGTATTTTGAACCGTGAAGGTAAAAACAAAAAGAACTTACATAACTCTGTAATTTCCTGTGATCAGATTGATGAACTCTTCGATAAATTGATACACACTTCGTTGGAAGAGCGTAGTCAGATCAAAGAACTCAGTGATGGCAGATATGAAGTTATTTTAGGTGGGATTTTGATAATCTCAGAAATCATAAAAAAAAGCCCCTCTAAGGAAATCCGTTTTTCGAATTTCGGCGTTAGAGAAGGCTATGTTTTTAATTACTTTCACAAGATGAATCTTCAAGAAAATTAA
- a CDS encoding ABC transporter permease: MTNLTVSNSTLALGFVLVLVALVIGYVEKLHINKDILIGVVRAIIQLSIVGYILKFVIKADDIWLTGACFIIIVINASWNAGKRGNGIPKAFQSSLLAISVGTVITLGTLVWTGSIKFVPEQIVPVTGMIASNIMVAIGLCYRNMMQTFTDRHQQVLEKLALGADIKMACLDILRDSIRSGMQPTIDSIKTLGLVSLPGMMSGLIFAGVDPVKAIKYQIMVTFMLLASTGLGSIISCYLAYKQFFNERKQLKDELIS, from the coding sequence ATGACTAATTTGACAGTTTCAAATTCAACTTTGGCTCTAGGTTTTGTCCTGGTTTTGGTAGCGTTAGTTATTGGTTATGTTGAAAAGCTACACATTAATAAAGATATTTTAATTGGTGTCGTGCGGGCAATTATTCAATTGTCGATTGTTGGATATATTTTGAAGTTCGTCATCAAAGCTGATGATATTTGGTTGACGGGTGCCTGTTTTATTATCATTGTAATTAATGCTTCTTGGAATGCAGGGAAACGTGGTAATGGAATTCCCAAAGCCTTTCAGTCGTCTTTATTAGCAATTTCAGTTGGGACAGTCATTACATTAGGAACGTTAGTCTGGACTGGTTCCATCAAATTCGTGCCAGAACAAATTGTGCCGGTCACAGGAATGATTGCCAGTAATATCATGGTTGCTATTGGTCTATGCTATCGCAATATGATGCAAACTTTCACTGATCGTCATCAACAAGTTTTAGAAAAATTAGCTTTAGGTGCTGATATCAAAATGGCTTGTCTAGATATTTTACGAGACAGTATTAGAAGTGGTATGCAGCCAACGATTGATTCTATTAAAACCTTAGGATTAGTCAGTTTGCCAGGCATGATGTCCGGTTTGATTTTTGCTGGGGTTGATCCAGTCAAAGCCATTAAATACCAAATTATGGTAACTTTCATGCTCCTAGCATCAACAGGTTTAGGTTCAATTATTTCTTGTTATCTAGCTTATAAGCAGTTCTTTAACGAAAGAAAACAATTGAAAGATGAACTGATTTCTTAG
- a CDS encoding ABC transporter ATP-binding protein has product MENIFQIKHLFYKVGETTILKDINLEIQKGKYITVVGPSGSGKSTLMRILASMISSTSGEVIFNGKSIETYDPILYRQKVSYAFQQPTLFGKTVRENLEFPFEVRKEEIDENKIIDYLKMVNLDESYIDKSVNDVSGGEKQRIALLRNLLFPPEVLITDEVTAGLDAENKEIVHKMLNQFNQRGLTILRVTHDETEIEAAADKITIRKGELVND; this is encoded by the coding sequence GTGGAAAATATATTTCAAATTAAACATCTTTTTTATAAGGTTGGCGAAACAACAATTTTAAAAGATATAAATTTAGAAATTCAAAAAGGAAAATACATCACGGTCGTTGGACCGTCTGGTAGTGGGAAAAGTACTTTGATGCGCATCTTAGCTTCAATGATTAGCTCAACTTCTGGTGAAGTAATATTCAATGGCAAATCAATTGAAACTTATGATCCGATTTTATATCGTCAAAAAGTTTCATATGCTTTTCAACAGCCAACTTTATTTGGAAAAACGGTTCGGGAAAACCTAGAATTTCCATTTGAAGTACGTAAAGAAGAAATCGACGAGAATAAGATTATTGATTATTTGAAGATGGTCAACTTAGATGAGTCTTATATCGATAAGAGCGTCAACGATGTATCTGGTGGAGAAAAACAGCGAATTGCTTTGTTGCGTAATTTGCTGTTTCCACCAGAAGTGTTGATAACTGATGAAGTTACAGCTGGCTTGGATGCTGAAAATAAAGAAATTGTGCATAAAATGCTAAATCAATTTAATCAACGTGGGTTGACGATTTTGCGGGTAACTCATGATGAGACTGAAATTGAGGCAGCGGCCGATAAAATTACTATCAGAAAAGGAGAGCTAGTAAATGACTAA
- a CDS encoding peptidoglycan-binding protein — translation MNKKSKMFFVCSFALAMLAVTTQQNVKADTTTDASVENVQQPVAQATQEATTQANSQEVLAPEKTTQAVDQTQTTDQNQTPVVNDAVTEDAQPAAETKTQADSTASNITQIKGVVTTGDQITYLYTQDGQKLTNRALGPNTPWYTDQRMAYNGGTYYRVATNEFADGQNVTLSYGSAANGIVRVQPYGAVNYTRNDSGFARSGQPNFDGNSVWKYNRTDNANGKTFYQIASNVWVNSDDATTAPAYQNPNGWLQIHDEQIKPVGNVGYPLYNGVEGIKTWLVRKYFGYSNAHTIYDGNVANSVRSLQSRKGLPVTGIVDLNTWKAMGFTETSWYGIDSYVAPLRTNITSTRSDHIEAMINEAYRYLGQPWISGASSSPDYGVDCSGLVTQALYASGIDSAPISSIQHAQPGNEWNCQMYWNDDRIPHVNFNERQRGDLIFFTDPSSGMLWHVGILLDASTMVESWPYAVQIHSIYSGRGNIAGVKRVFA, via the coding sequence ATGAATAAAAAATCAAAAATGTTTTTTGTCTGTAGTTTTGCACTAGCAATGTTGGCTGTAACTACACAACAAAATGTAAAAGCTGATACAACAACTGACGCTTCAGTTGAAAATGTTCAACAACCAGTTGCTCAAGCTACACAAGAAGCAACCACACAAGCAAATTCACAAGAAGTTTTAGCACCAGAAAAGACAACACAAGCTGTTGACCAAACGCAAACAACAGATCAAAACCAAACACCAGTTGTCAATGATGCTGTAACAGAAGATGCTCAACCAGCTGCAGAAACTAAGACACAAGCTGACAGTACAGCATCCAATATTACTCAAATCAAAGGGGTCGTAACTACTGGAGACCAAATCACTTATCTTTATACACAAGATGGTCAAAAATTGACTAACCGTGCTTTAGGACCTAATACTCCTTGGTATACAGATCAAAGAATGGCTTACAATGGCGGAACATACTACCGTGTTGCTACTAACGAATTCGCTGACGGTCAAAACGTTACATTGTCATACGGAAGTGCTGCAAACGGAATCGTACGTGTTCAACCTTATGGTGCCGTAAACTATACACGTAATGACTCAGGCTTTGCTAGAAGTGGTCAACCTAACTTCGATGGAAACTCAGTTTGGAAATACAATCGTACTGATAACGCCAATGGTAAGACTTTCTATCAAATTGCCAGCAACGTTTGGGTCAACAGTGATGATGCAACAACAGCACCAGCTTACCAAAATCCAAATGGTTGGCTTCAAATTCATGATGAACAAATCAAACCCGTTGGTAATGTAGGTTATCCTTTGTACAATGGCGTTGAAGGAATCAAGACTTGGTTAGTAAGAAAGTACTTCGGTTATTCAAATGCTCACACAATCTATGATGGTAATGTTGCCAATAGTGTTAGAAGCCTTCAATCAAGAAAAGGCCTTCCTGTTACAGGTATCGTTGATTTAAATACTTGGAAAGCTATGGGCTTCACAGAAACTAGTTGGTATGGAATCGACTCATACGTTGCTCCACTAAGAACTAACATTACAAGTACTAGATCAGACCATATTGAAGCAATGATCAACGAAGCATACAGATACTTAGGACAACCTTGGATCTCAGGTGCTTCAAGTTCTCCTGACTATGGTGTTGACTGTTCTGGATTAGTTACCCAAGCACTTTATGCTTCAGGTATCGACTCAGCTCCTATTTCATCAATTCAACACGCTCAACCAGGTAACGAATGGAATTGTCAAATGTACTGGAACGACGACAGAATTCCACACGTAAACTTTAATGAACGTCAAAGAGGAGATTTGATCTTCTTTACAGACCCATCAAGTGGTATGTTATGGCACGTTGGTATCTTATTGGATGCCTCAACAATGGTTGAATCATGGCCATATGCCGTTCAAATTCACTCAATCTACTCAGGCCGTGGAAATATTGCCGGAGTAAAGCGTGTCTTTGCTTAA
- a CDS encoding C39 family peptidase gives MGLKRKMLYATILASSCLLSTTVVKADQVDANQEQNVSQNVTNQPNSSVSDKPINNDLDQTETPDTTTPKESTTIQNKNQNQSQLSNQSNVQTTQANSQIASDKQIDGVYTVNNNGYIPLYYADGSVETNRALAANSAWYTDTYHTLDSGNSYYRVATNEYASAKDGTYKSYVQPYSGNATVVYQSGSSIHSFKGYGNRAVYEGNDLSTGTSWKVNNHANIGGKEWYQIGSDTWVPQDYVVINNGNYKEADWISGVPLIAQRPELPNGCEITAVTMMLQYAGANVDKMQMAREMPRSSDPNYGYIGQPWDGTGITIFPSALMNLVEKYAGTAKNLTGQNFDAIKYQINIGHPVVTWNTLYGFPYHALVVTGYDSNYVYYNDCWTDQTLQMGITQFINNWNTQNRRAISY, from the coding sequence ATGGGATTAAAGAGGAAAATGCTCTATGCCACGATTTTGGCCTCCAGTTGTTTGCTTTCAACCACAGTTGTCAAAGCCGACCAAGTCGATGCAAACCAAGAGCAAAATGTTAGTCAAAACGTTACGAACCAACCGAATAGTTCAGTAAGCGATAAGCCAATTAATAACGATTTAGACCAGACTGAAACACCAGACACAACGACTCCAAAAGAATCGACGACGATTCAAAATAAGAACCAAAATCAGAGTCAACTCAGTAATCAAAGCAATGTTCAGACCACTCAAGCCAATAGTCAAATTGCTTCTGATAAACAAATTGATGGTGTCTATACGGTAAATAATAATGGATATATTCCTTTGTATTATGCCGATGGATCAGTTGAAACTAATCGGGCTTTAGCTGCTAATAGTGCTTGGTATACAGATACTTATCATACTTTAGATAGTGGCAATAGTTATTACCGTGTTGCTACTAATGAATACGCCAGTGCTAAAGATGGTACTTATAAATCATATGTTCAACCATATTCTGGTAATGCGACAGTGGTTTATCAATCAGGTTCTAGTATTCATTCTTTCAAAGGTTATGGTAATCGTGCTGTTTATGAAGGTAATGATTTAAGTACTGGTACAAGTTGGAAAGTAAATAACCACGCCAATATTGGTGGTAAAGAATGGTATCAGATTGGTTCCGATACTTGGGTGCCACAAGATTATGTTGTCATTAATAATGGAAACTACAAAGAGGCAGATTGGATCTCAGGGGTTCCTTTGATTGCTCAAAGGCCAGAACTTCCTAATGGTTGCGAAATCACCGCGGTAACGATGATGTTGCAATACGCTGGTGCCAACGTCGATAAGATGCAAATGGCTAGAGAAATGCCACGTAGTAGTGATCCAAATTACGGTTATATTGGTCAACCTTGGGATGGAACGGGGATTACAATTTTTCCATCTGCTTTGATGAATTTGGTTGAAAAATATGCTGGTACGGCTAAGAATTTAACCGGTCAAAATTTTGATGCAATTAAATATCAAATTAATATCGGGCATCCGGTTGTTACTTGGAATACGCTTTATGGATTTCCATATCATGCATTAGTAGTTACTGGTTATGACAGCAATTACGTTTATTACAATGATTGTTGGACTGATCAGACTTTGCAAATGGGGATTACGCAATTTATCAATAATTGGAATACACAAAATAGACGTGCAATAAGTTATTAG
- a CDS encoding DUF4811 domain-containing protein has product MILISILIFAGLAYFFAVFLQNKKVGYSLSFTFIALFLIALVMLISNEYSHFGMEKVTSEKTYQIQSAQKGTNLLLEKKLGSNGKENVYVYRTPETAKAKKPQTTKADSHVKNVVKTGNYKNATLTKKTTRWEYKNGFYSFLFGISDNNKEFVKQTNTFKVGNDWLVLTTTQAKQLQKKMNSKSFKAQMKQEGEAFVKAEVTKAMTQNPAMTTAQQKQVTKQAQQAFQAQAQAKLIQEIKNK; this is encoded by the coding sequence ATGATTTTAATCTCAATTTTAATTTTTGCCGGATTAGCTTATTTCTTCGCTGTCTTTTTGCAAAATAAAAAAGTTGGTTATAGTTTGTCCTTCACTTTTATTGCTTTGTTCTTAATCGCTTTGGTTATGTTGATTTCAAATGAATATAGTCATTTTGGAATGGAAAAGGTAACATCTGAAAAGACTTATCAAATCCAATCTGCTCAAAAGGGTACTAATTTGTTGCTTGAGAAAAAGCTAGGTAGCAACGGTAAAGAAAATGTCTACGTTTATCGAACACCTGAAACTGCTAAAGCTAAGAAACCTCAAACAACTAAAGCAGATTCTCATGTCAAAAATGTCGTCAAAACTGGTAATTATAAAAATGCCACATTAACGAAAAAGACAACTCGTTGGGAATATAAAAATGGTTTCTATTCATTCTTATTTGGAATCTCTGACAACAACAAAGAATTCGTTAAGCAAACAAATACCTTTAAAGTTGGAAATGATTGGTTAGTGTTGACAACAACGCAAGCTAAGCAGTTACAAAAGAAGATGAACAGTAAATCTTTCAAGGCTCAAATGAAGCAAGAGGGAGAAGCTTTTGTCAAAGCTGAAGTTACTAAAGCTATGACTCAAAACCCTGCTATGACAACTGCTCAACAAAAGCAAGTTACTAAGCAGGCTCAACAAGCTTTCCAAGCTCAAGCACAAGCTAAATTGATCCAAGAAATTAAAAATAAATAG
- a CDS encoding MDR family MFS transporter, translated as MASNKPIVDAHGKTFNRNLLVLVLLVGTFCTVLNGTILTTAFPTLMKEFNVTTSDVQWLTTGFLMVNGIMIPVTAWLSNNFSTKILYIIAMSTFLVGTIMAFVAPTFWVILAGRLIQAIGVGITMPLMQVVMLSIFPANKRGAAMGLGGLVIGLAPAIGPTLSGFIIDNFNWRALFGMIIPIVILVLILAFFFMRPVIQTHRTKLDVLSLIESTVGFGAILYGFSSVGDEGWGSMIVIGSIAIGVIFILLFGYRQLHMDKPFLELRVFKEKKFAIAAALSSVTNMAMVGVEMVLPLYLQIVKGMSAFHSGLTLLPGALMIGVMSPITGNAFDKYGPKDLARMGMFLLTAGTVPFLFLTKSTPVLDIVILYMIRMFGISMVLMPVTTDGMNALPFNLMSHGTAVNNTVRQVFSSMGTAILISVLTNVTNNLKPGKSLLSAAPLKYQDKFYDATLSGYHAAFAVAIVFCLLGFFITFMVKNSSKSKEVELKKTEMAGEA; from the coding sequence ATGGCGAGCAATAAACCAATTGTTGACGCACATGGGAAGACCTTTAACCGTAATTTACTAGTTTTGGTTCTTCTTGTGGGTACCTTTTGTACGGTTTTAAACGGTACAATTTTAACTACTGCTTTTCCAACTTTGATGAAAGAATTTAACGTAACGACATCTGATGTCCAATGGTTAACAACTGGATTCTTGATGGTTAACGGAATTATGATTCCGGTTACCGCTTGGTTAAGTAATAACTTTAGTACAAAGATTTTGTACATTATCGCAATGTCGACTTTCTTAGTCGGTACTATTATGGCCTTTGTGGCTCCGACTTTCTGGGTTATCCTAGCAGGTCGATTGATTCAAGCTATTGGTGTTGGTATTACCATGCCTTTAATGCAAGTAGTTATGCTATCAATATTCCCAGCTAATAAACGTGGTGCTGCCATGGGACTGGGTGGTCTAGTTATCGGATTAGCTCCAGCTATTGGACCTACACTTTCAGGTTTTATTATTGATAACTTCAACTGGCGTGCACTTTTTGGAATGATTATTCCAATCGTTATTTTAGTTTTGATTTTAGCATTTTTCTTCATGCGTCCAGTTATTCAGACACATCGTACTAAATTGGATGTTTTATCTTTGATTGAATCAACTGTCGGTTTTGGAGCAATCCTTTATGGATTCTCATCAGTTGGTGATGAAGGTTGGGGCTCAATGATTGTTATTGGCTCAATCGCAATCGGTGTTATTTTTATTTTATTGTTTGGTTATCGTCAACTACATATGGACAAGCCATTCTTGGAATTACGTGTTTTCAAAGAAAAGAAATTTGCCATCGCTGCCGCCTTGTCATCAGTTACTAATATGGCCATGGTTGGTGTTGAAATGGTTCTACCACTATACTTACAAATTGTTAAAGGCATGTCAGCTTTCCATTCTGGATTGACATTACTACCAGGTGCCTTGATGATTGGTGTTATGAGTCCTATCACTGGTAATGCTTTTGATAAGTATGGACCTAAAGATTTAGCTCGAATGGGAATGTTCTTATTAACTGCCGGAACAGTTCCTTTCCTATTCTTAACTAAGAGTACTCCAGTATTAGATATTGTAATTCTTTACATGATTCGTATGTTTGGTATTTCAATGGTCTTGATGCCTGTTACAACAGATGGTATGAACGCCTTACCATTCAATTTGATGAGTCACGGTACAGCTGTAAATAATACGGTTCGTCAAGTTTTCAGTTCAATGGGTACAGCTATCTTGATCAGTGTCTTGACTAACGTAACTAACAATCTAAAACCTGGTAAGTCACTCTTATCAGCTGCTCCACTTAAATATCAAGATAAGTTCTATGATGCTACCTTAAGTGGTTATCATGCAGCCTTTGCTGTAGCTATTGTCTTTTGTCTATTAGGCTTCTTCATCACATTTATGGTTAAGAATAGTTCTAAGTCAAAAGAAGTAGAATTAAAGAAGACAGAAATGGCAGGTGAAGCTTAA
- a CDS encoding MarR family winged helix-turn-helix transcriptional regulator: MDDYNLVGFVMRYSMIKKRIAAKYLKKEDLNTFESILLGIVYKKQECSQDKIGEITLFDGASIARALKKLEDRGFVSRQTDPNNRRKKIVTITDAGQELYDEVRKAFHKGNDAIFKDITSEEQTQLEKILMKVYKNLDNIKIESN, encoded by the coding sequence ATGGACGATTATAATTTGGTTGGATTCGTGATGCGATATTCGATGATTAAGAAGCGAATTGCTGCTAAGTATTTAAAAAAAGAGGATCTGAATACTTTTGAAAGCATTCTTTTAGGCATCGTTTATAAAAAACAAGAATGCAGCCAAGATAAAATCGGAGAAATTACATTATTTGACGGTGCTAGCATCGCCAGAGCCTTAAAAAAACTTGAGGATCGTGGTTTTGTCTCTCGACAGACTGATCCCAATAATCGTCGTAAGAAAATCGTAACTATTACCGACGCAGGACAAGAGCTTTATGATGAAGTCCGTAAAGCTTTTCATAAGGGTAATGATGCGATTTTTAAAGACATAACTTCTGAGGAACAAACACAATTAGAGAAAATTTTGATGAAAGTCTATAAAAATTTAGACAACATCAAAATTGAGTCAAATTAA